The Micropterus dolomieu isolate WLL.071019.BEF.003 ecotype Adirondacks linkage group LG11, ASM2129224v1, whole genome shotgun sequence genomic interval ATTggcattttagattttaatggCGATCCTCCAACATCTTTTGACTTAGATTCAGTCTTAGTAGCTTTAATTTCAACACTAGCTGAAGATTCAGTTTCAGGGAGTTTTACATCTGCTTTAAGTTTTGGCAGTGTGAAGTCTACATCTTTCTCTGATGCATTTAAATCTTCTTCCCGTccttttgcttttgcttttgcAATTCCGAACTTTGACAATTTGAACATGCTTCCTTGTCCATCATGTCCATCAGCTTCAAGCTGAGGTGCTTCAATTGCCATATCAGGTTGTTTGACTTTCACTTCTCCCTCTGGAAGAGAAACATCAACATGTAGGAGCTTAGCACTGACTTCAGGTTCTTTAACACTTGACTTTGAGAAAGAAATTCTGGGTAGGGAGAATCTAGTTTTTTTCAAGTTTGCAtcaagctctgcagcaggtggCTCTTCCATTGAAATAGCCACTGAAGGTCCTTGGACTTCAACATCTGGTAGACAGACTTCTGCTTTGGCCTCTGGTGATGTAACATCAACTGTTGGAGTTTCAAGGTTGACATCAACTTCAGGGGCTTTACCACCTGtccttgaaaatgaaaatttagGAAATGTCCAGTTTGGTCGTTTCATCTTAGCTTCAGCGTCAACTGTAGGTGCATCTGGTACTGAAATGGCACCTTCAGGTTCTTTGACTTCAACATCTGGAAGTTGAACTTCAGCTTTGGCTTCTGGGAGTGTGACATCTACATCTTTCTGTGATAAGCTCAAATTGATTTCAGGACCTTTTACTTTTGGCATTGAGATGCCAAACTTTGGCATTTTAAATTTGCTTTCTGATCCTTCAAGTTTTATCGCTGTAGCTTTTACATCTACAGATAGGCCTTCATTGTCAATGCTGGGTGCTGTGACATCCACTGTAGCTCCTTCTTTAGTTATGCCCAGCTTTGCTACATCAATTCCAGTGTCTTTGTCCACATCAGGTACTTCCACACTGACCTTTGGAGTAGCGGCTCCTAATTTTGGTAATGTGAATGTTGGCATTTTAAGTTTTGACGGTGATCCTTCAACATTATCTGTTTGAGCTTCAATCTCAGGAGCTTTAATTTCTACTTTAGCAGACGCTTGTTTCAATTTAACATCTGGAAGTTGAACTTCAGCTTTGGCTTCTGGGAGTGTGACATCTACATCTTTCTGTGATAAGCTCAAATCGATTTCAGGTCCTTTTACTTTTGGCATTGAAATGCCAAACTTTGGCATTTTAAATTTGCTTCCTGATCCTTCAAGTCCACTTCCTTTAACTTTCACATCTACGGATAGGCCTTCAGTGTCAATGCTGGGTGCTGTAACATCCACTGTAGCTCCTTCTTTACGTACTTCCAGCTTTGCTTCATCAATTTTAATGTCTTTGTCCACATCGGGTACttccacagtgacctttggagTACCACCTCCAAATTTTGGTAATTTGAATGTTGGCATTTTGAATTTTGATGGGGATCCTTCAACATTATCTGTTTGAGCTTCAATCTCAGGAGCTTTAATTTCTACTTTAGCAGATGCTTGTTTCAATTTAACATCTGGAATTTGAACTTCAGCTTTGGCTTCTGGGAGTGTGACATCTACATCTTTCTGTGATAAGCTCAAATCGATTTCAGGTCCTTTTACTTTTGGCATTGAAATGCCAAACTTTGGCATTTTAAATTTGCTTCCTGATCCTTCAAGTCCACTTCCTTTAACTTTCACATCTACGGATAGGCCTTCAGTGTCAATGCTGGGTGCTGTAACATCCACTGTAGCTCCTTCTTTACGTACTTCCAGCTTTGCTTCATCAATTTTAATGTCTTTGTCCACATCGGGTACttccacagtgacctttggagTACCACCTCCAAATTTTGGTAATTTGAATGTTGGCATTTTGAATTTTGATGGGGATCCTTCAACATTATCTGTTTGAGCTTCAATCTCAGGAGCTTTAATTTCTACTTTAGCAGATGCTTGTTTCAATTTAACATCTGGAATTTGAACTTCAGCTTTGGCTTCTGGGAGTGTGACATCTACATCTTTCTGTGATAAGCTCAAATCGATTTCAGGTCCTTTTACTTTTGGCATTGAAATGCCAAACTTTGGCATTTTAAATTTGCTTCCTGATCCTTCTAATTCTGCATCACCTTCTAGTGGCTTGAGCTCCAATTCGGGTCTTTTGACTTCCACATTTACTTCTGGAAGAGAAACATCAACATGTGGGAGCTTAGCACTGACTTCAGGTTCTTTAACACTTGACTTTGAGAAAGAAATTCTGGGTAGGGAGAATCTAGTTTTTTTCAAGTTTGCAtcaagctctgcagcaggtggCTCTTCCATTGAAATAGCCNNNNNNNNNNNNNNNNNNNNNNNNNNNNNNNNNNNNNNNNNNNNNNNNNNNNNNNNNNNNNNNNNNNNNNNNNNNNNNNNNNNNNNNNNNNNNNNNNNNNGCTTCCGGTAGTGTCAGATCTACATCTTTCTTTGATAAACTCAAATCAATTTCAGGACCTGTTACCTTTGGCATTGTCATTCCAAACTTTGGCATTTTGAACTTGCTTCCTTTTCCTTCATGTTCAGTTCCCGAAGTTTTCATATGTATTGATGGGCCTTCAGTGTCAATGCTGGGTGCTGTAATGTCAACTGCAAGAACCTCTTCAGGAATTTTAATATCAGCTCCATCGATTTTGACGTTTTTGTCTTCATTGGGCACCTCCATGGTGGCACTTGGAGTACTAACTCCAAATTTTGGTAATTTGAATGTCGGCATCTTAAATTTTGATGGTGATCCTTCTGTGTCCTCTGTTGCAACCTTGATATCAGGAGCTTTAATTTCCACATGAGCAGAAGGTTCTTTCAGTTTAACGTCTGGGagttttcctttagctttggcttCTGGTAATGTCACATCAACATCTTTCTTTGATACGCTTAAATCAAAATCAGGCCCTTTAACTTGAGGCACAGAAAAACCGAGACTTGGCATTTTAAACTTGCTTCCTTTTCCTTCTTGTGGAGTTCCTGTAGTTTTCATATCTATTGATGGGCCTTCAGTGCCAATGCTGGGCGCTGTAATGTCAACTGCAAGAACCTCTTCAGGAATTTTAATATCAGCTCCGTCAATTTTGACATCTTTGTGCACTTCTGCTGTGGCACTTGGAGTACCAATTCCAAATTTTGGTAATTTGAATGTGGGCATCTTAAATTTTGATGGTGATCCTTCTGTATCCTTTGTAGCAACCTTAATCTCTGGAGCTTTAATTTCCACCTCAGCAGAATGTTCTTTCATTTCAACGTCAGGGAGTTTGACTTCAGCTTTGGCTTCCGGTAGTGTCAGATCTACATCTTTCTTTGATAAACTCAAATCAATTTCAGGACCTGTTACCTTTGGCATTGTCATTCCAAACTTTGGCATTTTAAACTTGCTTCCTTTTCCTTCATGTTCAGTTCCTGTAGTTTTCATATGTATTGAAGGGCCTTCAGTGTCAATGCTGGGCGCTGTAATGTCAACTGCAAGAACCTCTTCAGGAATTTTAATATCAGCTCCATTGATTTTGACATCTTTGTGCACTTCTGCGGTGGCACTTGGAGTACCACCTCCAAATTTTGGTAATTTGAATGTCGGCATCTTAAATTTTGATGGGGATCCTTCAACATTATCTGTTTGAGCTTCAATCTCAGGAGCTTTAATTTCTACTTTAGCAGACGCTTGTTTCAATTTAACATCTGGAATTTGAACTTCAGCTTTGGCTTCTGGGAGTGTGACATCTACATCTTTCTTTGATAAGCTCAAATCGAGTTCAGGACCTTTTACTTTTGGCATTGAGATGCCAAACTTTGGCATTTTAAATTTGCTTTCCTGCCCTTCTAATTCTGCATCACCTTCTAGTGGCTTGAGCTCCACTTCAGGTCTTTTGACTTCCACATTTACTTCTGGAAGAGAAACATCAACATGTGGGAGCTTAGCACTGACTTCAGGTTCTTTAACACTTGACTTTGAGAAAGAAATTCTGGGTAGGGAGAATCTAGTTTTTTTCAAGTTTGCAtcaagctctgcagcaggtggCTCTTCCATTGAAATAGCCCCTGAAGGTCCTTGGACTTCAACGTCTGGTAGACAGACTTCTGCTTTGGCCTCTGGTGATGTAACATCAACTGTTGGAGTTTCAAGGTTGACATCAACTTCAGGGGCTTTACCACCTGtccttgaaaatgaaaatttagGAAATGTCCAGTTTGGTCGTTTCATCTTAGCTTCAGCGTCAACTGTAGGTGCATCTGGTACTGAAATGGCACCTTCAGGTTCTTTGACTTCAACATCTGGAAGTTGAACTTCAGCTTTGGCTTCTGGGAGTGTGACATCTACATCTTTCTGTGATAAGCTCAAATTGATTTCAGGACCTTTTACTTTTGGCATTGAGATGCCAAACTTTGGCATTTTAAATTTGCTTCCTGATCCTTCAAGTTCACTTCCTTTAACTTTCACATCTACAGATAGACCTTTAGTATCAATGCTGGGTGCCGTGACATCAACTGTAGCTCCCACTTTAGGTACTTCCAGCTTTGCTCCATCAATATTAATGTCTTTGTCCACATCCGGTACTTCCACACTGACCTTTGGGGTAGTAGCTCCTAATTTGGGTAATGTGAATGTTGGCATTTTAATTTTTGACGGTGATCCTTCAAAATTATCTGTTTGAGCTTCAATCTCAGGAGCTTTAATTTCCACATGAGCAGAAGGTTCTTTCAGTTTAATGTCAGGGAGTTTTCCTTTTGCTTTGGCTTCTGGTAGTGTCACATCAACATCTTTCTTTGATACGCTTAAATCAAAATCAGGCCCTTTAACTTGAGGCACAGAAAAACCGAGACTTGGCATTTTAAACTTGCTTCCTTTTCCTTCTTGTGGAGTTCCTGTAGTTTTCATATCTATTGATGGGCCTTCAGTGCCAGTGCTGGGCGCTGTAATGTCAACTGCAAGAACCTCTTCAGGAATTTTAATATCAGCTCCTGCTGTGGCACTTGGAGTACCAATTCCAAATTTTGGTAATTTGAATGTGGGCATCTTAAATTTTGATGGTGATCCTTCTGTATCCTTTGTAGCAACCNNNNNNNNNNNNNNNNNNNNNNNNNNNNNNNNNNNNNNNNNNNNNNNNNNNNNNNNNNNNNNNNNNNNNNNNNNNNNNNNNNNNNNNNNNNNNNNNNNNNGCTTCCGGTAGTGTCAGATCTACATCTTTCTTTGATAAACTCAAATCAATTTCAGGACCTGTTACCTTTGGCATTGTCATTCCAAACTTTGGCATTTTGAACTTGCTTCCTTTTCCTTCATGTTCAGTTCCTGTAGTTTTCATATGTATTGATGGGCCTTCAGTGTCAATGCTGGGTGCTGTAATGTCAACTGCAAGAATCTCTTCAGGAATTTTAATATCAGCTCCATCGATTTTGACGTCACTGTTTGTATCAGGCACTTCTATGGTGGCACTTGGAGTACCAATTCCAAATTTTGGTAATTTGAATGTCGGCATCTTAAATTTTGATGGTGATCCTTCTGTGTCCTTTCCTTCAATCTTGATATCAGGAGCTTTAATTTCCACTTGAGCAGAAGGTTCTTTCAGGTCAGTGTCAGGGAGTTTGACTTTAGCTTTGGCTTCTGGTAATGTCACATCTGCATCTTTCTTTGATAAACTTAAATCAAATTCAGGCCTTGTGATTCCAAACTTTGGCATTTTAAGCTTTCTTCCCTGTGCATCAATTTCTGTTTCACACTCTGGTGGTTTCATATCCACCGCAATTTTAGGAGTTTGTGGGAGTTCAGCCTCCGCTTTAACATCAGGAAGTGTCACATCTCCATCTTTTTTTGAGAAGTTTAAATCAAATTCAGGCCCTTTTACTTTTGGCATTGTGATTCCAAACTTTGGCGTTTTAAATTTGCTTCCTTGACCATCAATTTCTGCTTCACACTCTGGTGCTTTCATATCCACTGCCTCTCCTTTCACgtcaatatttccctctgaaaccGCAACATTCACATCCTTAAGACTGACATCAACTCCTGGGGCCTGAACACttggttttgaaaaagaaaatttgGGCATTGAAAACCTTGGCTTTTTAAGTTTTGTGTCTACCTCAACCCCTGGCTGTCGCTCTATACCAACACCCCCTGAAGGCTCTTTGACTTTAACCTCTGGGAGATGGACTTCTGCTGTAACTTCTGGTACATCAACATCTGTGTGTGGCATAGATATGTGCATGTCAGCTCCATCAAGTTTGATTTCCTTGTCTGTAACAGGTACTTCAGCACTGACAATTGGAGTTGCAAGTCCAAATTTGGGAAATTTGAATGTTGGCAATTTATATTTTGATGGTGATTCTTTCACATTACTTAATTGAGCTTCAATTTCAGGAGCTTTTATTTCCACTTTAGCAGAAGGTTCTTTTAGTTCAACATCAGGGATATTGACCTTTGCTTTGACTTCTGGTAGTCTTATGTCTACATCTGTCTTTGATAAGCTCAAATCAATTTCAGGTCCTTTTAGTTTTGGCATTGATATTCCAAACTTTGGAATTTTGAACTTGCTTTCTTGCCCGTCAAGTTCACCTTCAAACTGCTGGGATTTCATTTCCAGCTCATGTTTTTTAACCTCCATCTTTGCTTCTGGAATTGAAATATCTACTTTTCCAAGATTAAAGTCACTGTCAGGGGCTTCTGGGAGTTTAACCTCAGCCTTAGATTCTGGCAATGTGACATCTACATCTTTCTTTGATAAGCTTAAATCAATTTCAGGCCCTTGTACTTTTGGCATTTTGATTCCAAACTTTGGCATTGTGAACTTGCCTCCTTGTCCTTCAAGTTCAACATCACTCTGCAAAGGTTTCGTTGCCAGCTCAGGTTTTTTAACTTTGGCCTTTTCCTCTGGAATCATAACTTTTGCTTTTCCAAGACTGACATCAATTTTAGGGGCATCTGGGAGTCTGACCTCAACTTTTGTCTGTGGCAGTGTGACATCATCATTTTTCTTTGATAAGCTCAAGTCAATTTCTGGCCCTTTTACTTTGGGCATTTTGATTCCAAACTTTGGCACTTTGAACTTTTCTCCTTGTCCATCAAGTTCACCTTTAGTCTGAAAGGACTGCATTTCCAGTTCAGGTTTTTTAACCTCCATCTCAGCCTCTGGAATTGAAACATCTGCTTTTCCAAAATCGACTTTTGGAAGTTTTACATCAGCTTTAGCCTCTGGTAATGTGACATCCATGTCTTTCTTTGATAGGCCTAAATCAATTTTAGGTCCTTTCACCTTTGACATAGAGAAACCAAGATGTGGCATTTTAAACTTGCTTCCTCTTCCGTCCTGTTCAGTTTCTGTAGTTTTCATATCTATCAAGGGGCCCTCAATGTCAATGCTAGGTGCTGCAATGTTAACCACAGAACCGTCAGTTCCATCAATTTTGACATCTTTGTCCAAATCAGGAACTTCTACAGAAACATTTGGAGTACCAACTCCAAATTTTGGTACTTTGAATGTCGGCATCTTGAATTTCGATGGTGATGCTTCTCTACCTTTTGCTGCAACTTTTGTTTCACCAGCTTTAATTTCCACCACAGAGGGTTCTTTTAATTCAACTTCAGGGACTTTTCCTTCAGCTTTGGCTTCTGGGAGTGTGCCATCTCCATCTTTCTTTGATAAGCCAAAATTAATGTCAGGTCCTTTTACTTTTGGCATTGACATTCCTAACTTTGGCATTTTAAATTTGCTTCCTTGCTCAAGTTCAACTTCAGTGTGTAGAGGTTTTATGTGTATTTCAGGCTTTTTAACTTCCACTTTGTCCTCTGGAAGAGAAACATCTGCTTTTGCAAGACTGACATTAACTTCAGGAGCTTCTGGGAGTTTGACCTCAGTATTGGATTCTGGTAGTGTGACATCTGCATCTTTCTTTGACACACTTATATCAATTTGAGGCCCTTTGACTTTAGGCATGGAGAACCCAAGATGTGGCATTTTAAACTTGCTTCCTTTCCCCTCATGTTCAGTTTCTGTAGTTTTCATATCTATTAAAGGTTCTTCAGTGTCAACGCTGGGTGCTCTAATATCAACTGCAAGAACCTCTTCAGGAAATTTGATATCAACTCCATCGATTTTGACGTCTTTGTCTGTATCGGGCACTTCTATGCTGGAACTTGGAGTACCAACTCCAAATTTTGGTAATTTGAATGTCGGCATCTTAAATTTTGATGGTGATCCTTCTGTGTCCTCTATCGCAACCTTGATCTCAGGAGCTTTAATTTCCACATGAGCAGAAGGTTCTTTCAGTTTAACGTCAGGGAGTTTGACTTCAGTTTTGGCTTCTGTTAGTGTCACATCTTTGTCTTTCTTAGATAAGCTGAAATCAATTTCAGGACCTGTTACCTTTGGCATTGTCATTCCAAACTTTGGCATTTTAAATTTGCTTCCTTGCTCAAGTTCAACTTCAGTGTGTAGAGGTTTTATGTCTATTTCAGGCTTTTTAACTTCCACTTTGTCCTCTGGAAGAGAAACATCTGCTTTTGCAAGACTGACATTAACTTCAGGAGCTTCTGGGAGTTTGACCTCAGTATTGGATTCTGGCAGTGTGACATCTGCATCTTTCTTTGACACACTTATATCAATTTGAGGCCCTTTGACTTTAGGCATGGAGAACCCAAGATGTGGCATTTTAAACTTGCTTCCTTTCCCCTCATGTTCAGTTCCTGTAGTTTTCATATCCATCAACGGTTCTTCAGTGTCAGCGCTGGGTGCTCTAATATCAACTGCAAGAACCTCTTGAGGAAATTTTACTTCAGCTTTGGCTTCTGGTAGTGTCACATCTTTGTCTTTCTTAGATAAGCTGAAGTCAATTTCAGGACCTGTTACCTTTGGCATTGTCATTCCAAACTTTGGCATTTTAAATTTGCTTCCTTGCACATCTATTTGTGCTCCACTTTCTGGTTTTTTCATATCAAAAGAAATGTTTGCATCTTCTGGGATTTGGATATAAGCTTTAGCCTCTGCTACATCTCCATCTTTCTTTGAAAAGCTCAAATCAACTTCAGGCCCTTTTACTTTTGGCATTGCGATTCCCAACTTTGGCATTTTTAACTTGCTTTCTTGTCCATCAAGTTCATGCTCAGTCTGCAGAGGTTTGACTTCCAAttcatgtctttcatctgccAACTTTTGCTCTGGAACAGAAACATTTCCAATTTCAACCTCAGGAACTTCTGGGAGTCTGACCTCAGCTTTAGCTTCTGGTTGTGTGACATGTCCTTTCACCTTTGGCATGGAAATGCCCAGATTTGGCATTTTAAACTTGCTaccttttccctctctttcaaGTGTTTTTATCTCTGCCACATCAATGTTTATA includes:
- the LOC123979367 gene encoding LOW QUALITY PROTEIN: neuroblast differentiation-associated protein AHNAK-like (The sequence of the model RefSeq protein was modified relative to this genomic sequence to represent the inferred CDS: substituted 1 base at 1 genomic stop codon) produces the protein MGHSIHNIDISKPLTHTTAYTLSAICPLLKLFHVXQGDQILSATVYFDNVSYEDAIQILEHAQAYKVKLCLKRKPDIIETEPAIESDVIPEDDLYAPEMREQGKTKRRGDARISWPKFPSFGKGRKSRFARSHSSSEADEQRKLELSPTTSDTESPIKSQDALKGKKQKIKQSVFKRRGRISSSEDQDTDVSGQISGNILQTHEASDMLSPECLQSPSGETPEVYVTEDPKIVDDLMLEQNDQKLTETVQHKAELITIGSTLKTEDLTVALADGKSPSGLKSPDGKKKKKERSEFKMKILGKDKLHKKDAKAKSSPKRLKTLGASMEIADQPENEKSDVQGGQLALDANTQIISSESSRVISGKSVMEMSIPKVELDISDVALIEKSPQKGEEKTKKGKDIKQKQETKTGPAFKLPKIGFSDIATEETIQKINLNVEERQAKIEQLTTQGSEVKEDPYERLSKRSLSRTKLPKREDIEIPGMEDMSMRTTAKIIKDPKAVSTGHYEQIQAETVQMSIDVDSVKEAVSKLPGFKLPKVDTSGVPIPEEITVIDANAQRISVKTPTKVLDTKTKHEAHFPKFDITASPEISKTTVKLPKITPADLTSEELLIETKVDLKTIEKKYKTKAKQSDEIKTEVYKREHIIIPGKESAQEAAILQRKEVKTSVTETLKGKGQTEGVISDVKIPEIDSIEYIDSVGGSPAKNDGGIRLTSFGVNLDAAKPKADISFPEIRGEVKHVEAKKQTFKLPKLEALTSGNRVNVLEADMDINIDVAEIKTLEREGKGSKFKMPNLGISMPKVKGHVTQPEAKAEVRLPEVPEVEIGNVSVPEQKLADERHELEVKPLQTEHELDGQESKLKMPKLGIAMPKVKGPEVDLSFSKKDGDVAEAKAYIQIPEDANISFDMKKPESGAQIDVQGSKFKMPKFGMTMPKVTGPEIDFSLSKKDKDVTLPEAKAEVKFPQEVLAVDIRAPSADTEEPLMDMKTTGTEHEGKGSKFKMPHLGFSMPKVKGPQIDISVSKKDADVTLPESNTEVKLPEAPEVNVSLAKADVSLPEDKVEVKKPEIDIKPLHTEVELEQGSKFKMPKFGMTMPKVTGPEIDFSLSKKDKDVTLTEAKTEVKLPDVKLKEPSAHVEIKAPEIKVAIEDTEGSPSKFKMPTFKLPKFGVGTPSSSIEVPDTDKDVKIDGVDIKFPEEVLAVDIRAPSVDTEEPLIDMKTTETEHEGKGSKFKMPHLGFSMPKVKGPQIDISVSKKDADVTLPESNTEVKLPEAPEVNVSLAKADVSLPEDKVEVKKPEIHIKPLHTEVELEQGSKFKMPKLGMSMPKVKGPDINFGLSKKDGDGTLPEAKAEGKVPEVELKEPSVVEIKAGETKVAAKGREASPSKFKMPTFKVPKFGVGTPNVSVEVPDLDKDVKIDGTDGSVVNIAAPSIDIEGPLIDMKTTETEQDGRGSKFKMPHLGFSMSKVKGPKIDLGLSKKDMDVTLPEAKADVKLPKVDFGKADVSIPEAEMEVKKPELEMQSFQTKGELDGQGEKFKVPKFGIKMPKVKGPEIDLSLSKKNDDVTLPQTKVEVRLPDAPKIDVSLGKAKVMIPEEKAKVKKPELATKPLQSDVELEGQGGKFTMPKFGIKMPKVQGPEIDLSLSKKDVDVTLPESKAEVKLPEAPDSDFNLGKVDISIPEAKMEVKKHELEMKSQQFEGELDGQESKFKIPKFGISMPKLKGPEIDLSLSKTDVDIRLPEVKAKVNIPDVELKEPSAKVEIKAPEIEAQLSNVKESPSKYKLPTFKFPKFGLATPIVSAEVPVTDKEIKLDGADMHISMPHTDVDVPEVTAEVHLPEVKVKEPSGGVGIERQPGVEVDTKLKKPRFSMPKFSFSKPSVQAPGVDVSLKDVNVAVSEGNIDVKGEAVDMKAPECEAEIDGQGSKFKTPKFGITMPKVKGPEFDLNFSKKDGDVTLPDVKAEAELPQTPKIAVDMKPPECETEIDAQGRKLKMPKFGITRPEFDLSLSKKDADVTLPEAKAKVKLPDTDLKEPSAQVEIKAPDIKIEGKDTEGSPSKFKMPTFKLPKFGIGTPSATIEVPDTNSDVKIDGADIKIPEEILAVDITAPSIDTEGPSIHMKTTGTEHEGKGSKFKMPKFGMTMPKVTGPEIDLSLSKKDVDLTLPEAXXXXXXXXXXXXXXXXXXXXXXVATKDTEGSPSKFKMPTFKLPKFGIGTPSATAGADIKIPEEVLAVDITAPSTGTEGPSIDMKTTGTPQEGKGSKFKMPSLGFSVPQVKGPDFDLSVSKKDVDVTLPEAKAKGKLPDIKLKEPSAHVEIKAPEIEAQTDNFEGSPSKIKMPTFTLPKLGATTPKVSVEVPDVDKDINIDGAKLEVPKVGATVDVTAPSIDTKGLSVDVKVKGSELEGSGSKFKMPKFGISMPKVKGPEINLSLSQKDVDVTLPEAKAEVQLPDVEVKEPEGAISVPDAPTVDAEAKMKRPNWTFPKFSFSRTGGKAPEVDVNLETPTVDVTSPEAKAEVCLPDVEVQGPSGAISMEEPPAAELDANLKKTRFSLPRISFSKSSVKEPEVSAKLPHVDVSLPEVNVEVKRPEVELKPLEGDAELEGQESKFKMPKFGISMPKVKGPELDLSLSKKDVDVTLPEAKAEVQIPDVKLKQASAKVEIKAPEIEAQTDNVEGSPSKFKMPTFKLPKFGGGTPSATAEVHKDVKINGADIKIPEEVLAVDITAPSIDTEGPSIHMKTTGTEHEGKGSKFKMPKFGMTMPKVTGPEIDLSLSKKDVDLTLPEAKAEVKLPDVEMKEHSAEVEIKAPEIKVATKDTEGSPSKFKMPTFKLPKFGIGTPSATAEVHKDVKIDGADIKIPEEVLAVDITAPSIGTEGPSIDMKTTGTPQEGKGSKFKMPSLGFSVPQVKGPDFDLSVSKKDVDVTLPEAKAKGKLPDVKLKEPSAHVEIKAPDIKVATEDTEGSPSKFKMPTFKLPKFGVSTPSATMEVPNEDKNVKIDGADIKIPEEVLAVDITAPSIDTEGPSIHMKTSGTEHEGKGSKFKMPKFGMTMPKVTGPEIDLSLSKKDVDLTLPESSVKEPEVSAKLPHVDVSLPEVNVEVKRPELELKPLEGDAELEGSGSKFKMPKFGISMPKVKGPEIDLSLSQKDVDVTLPEAKAEVQIPDVKLKQASAKVEIKAPEIEAQTDNVEGSPSKFKMPTFKLPKFGGGTPKVTVEVPDVDKDIKIDEAKLEVRKEGATVDVTAPSIDTEGLSVDVKVKGSGLEGSGSKFKMPKFGISMPKVKGPEIDLSLSQKDVDVTLPEAKAEVQIPDVKLKQASAKVEIKAPEIEAQTDNVEGSPSKFKMPTFKLPKFGGGTPKVTVEVPDVDKDIKIDEAKLEVRKEGATVDVTAPSIDTEGLSVDVKVKGSGLEGSGSKFKMPKFGISMPKVKGPEIDLSLSQKDVDVTLPEAKAEVQLPDVKLKQASAKVEIKAPEIEAQTDNVEGSPSKLKMPTFTLPKLGAATPKVSVEVPDVDKDTGIDVAKLGITKEGATVDVTAPSIDNEGLSVDVKATAIKLEGSESKFKMPKFGISMPKVKGPEINLSLSQKDVDVTLPEAKAEVQLPDVEVKEPEGAISVPDAPTVDAEPPAAELDANLKKTRFSLPRISFSKSSVKEPEVSAKLLHVDVSLPEGEVKVKQPDMAIEAPQLEADGHDGQGSMFKLSKFGIAKAKAKGREEDLNASEKDVDFTLPKLKADVKLPETESSASVEIKATKTESKSKDVGGSPLKSKMPIVKMPKFGGATYDVTVEAPDADKVVETNKAKDKEDVTVNIKGLDVDIKTDVCKAAITDSETKPETDSVGLGSPSKFKLPSFKMPKLSFSRPKPEDEHVPVETESKEDQLEMEVEPKGEIKSPIMTLTSFGEILKNVDVEFDVPKVDEKDLETDEPSGKQLEKKEKETNSKQDTVKSPERTGWFKFPKFGLSSPSEPAKISEKEEHKDKKSSAGETVDEEISPTCSVQSSDAFADISSAMTSEHVGLSLSSPTKVTVKYSDPNTATGFGEMHSNIITSTTRTELISVEPNLPEKITIPSSGVSSSSEDTLRLESGKIHVITSNIQATPEAQHAKLLTAVQVQPVGGLPLKSEAHETTSWTVEDSQSGTRTVYERHLVRETSSETSESKGRIVITKQITHMFDSSVPGETASSIQRLKDSVHSEKMRFFDGAEK